A stretch of DNA from Gottschalkia acidurici 9a:
GATTACTTAAATAATAAAGTCAGATTAATTGGTGGAAATGCTGGGATACATATACTTCTAGAAATAAGAAATGGTATGTCTGAAGATATGATTATTCAAAAGACAGAAATGGCAGGTGTGAGAATATACCCAACTTCAAAATACTGGGTTACCCATAGCAATTTAGATTTTCCTATTTTCCTAATAGGTTTTGGAGGGTTAAGTGAAAATCAAATAAGAGAAGGAATAGAATTACTTGGAGAAGTATTAAATAATAATGAATAACGAGAGAATACTAATATTGTCTTTAGTATAACAGCAAGGATACTAGTAATTGTTCATTAACTTTTCATCTTAATGTTAGTATAAAAGTGTTGATAATTCATTTTTCAAAGTAAGAAAATATAAATTTCAAACTACTCCTTTATTTATAATATGGTTCTCCGCATTAGTATTGAGTGAGGCTTTTCTAAAAATCTTATTTGATCGTATAGCAATATCTAAATTTAATATATTTATCTCAAGATTTCTTACCATAAAATAAGAAGGAGTACCCTTTATAAATAATCCTTCTTCCTTTGTGGAGAAGAACCGCTATTTCTTTTGTATACTTTTTACTCAATTCCTGTAATTGATTAATTTCATATATCTTTTTCATTATAAATATCTGCCTTCTAAATATAAAAACTCTTACCTATACTTTAGTATAAGTAAGAGCTTTGCTTTTCTAAGCAATAATGTATGTAAGTTTATCTTTTGTATTCAATAGTTAACCTTACCTACTATATAAATTGGAATCTATTATTCTAAGTTCTTTGTTTTCATACTTGATGCAACATTTTTATTGAATGCTTTTCCCCAAATTTCTAGCCTCCACTAAACTTGACTTTCCTTTAATTTCTCCTTCTCCATTTTCGTTTATTTGAGAGTTGCTTTTTTATTATAATACTACCATTTATCATAATGGATTCTTTCAGCTTTAAAGCTGTCTATAAATACATTTTCTTGTTTATCTGGATAACCAATCGCAATTAATGCAAAGGGGGTAATGTTTGATTGAAGTCCATACATTTCCCTGATATAATTTATAGCAGAATCAACAGAAGAAACACTCATCCACACTGCTCCAAGCTCCAAATATACAGCTTCTAATAAAATGTTTTGCGCTGCTGCACTCATATCCGATTTCCAATCTGGCTCGAATCTAAAATAATTACTATTGGCTACCAATATTATAGTTAGCGCTGAACTATCAATTGGTTTTGCATCTGGCATAGACTTAGATAGTTTTTGTAAAGATTCTCTATCTTCAATTACTATAAATTCCCACGGCTGTTGATTCAATGCAGAGGGAGCCTGCATCGCCGCTCTCAACAATTTGTCTACTTTTTCTTTCTCTACTGTTAAACTCTTGAATTTTCTAATACTCCTACGATTAAATATTTCTCGCACGCTAATACCTCCTATTTTTGATTTTCATAAATATCACTATCTAAATTAAACATGGTATTTAGCTTTTGATATATGCTATTATAGTACCATATCATTTTCAATCAGTGAAATTGATTATTTCTATTATTATAATCAATAAATTAGATAAGAGGTGTTGATCTTATGGATATACGATTAATTACATCATTTGTAACAGTAGCCACATTACACAACTTTACAAAAGCCGCAGAACAACTTGGGTATGCTCAATCATCCGTTACATATCAAATTCAACTTTTGGAGAAAGAACTGGGAATAAAGTTATTTGATAGATTAGGTAAGAAAGTCCGCCTTACACCAGAAGGCGAACAATTTCTGAAAGATGCAAGAATGCTTCTTTTTTCATGGGAAAAGGCGAAAGGCTCATTATCTTTGATAAAATCTCCGCACGGGGTTTTGACGATTGGTGCTAATGAATCCGTCTGTTCTGTCAAACTACCCAAACTATTAGCAGAATATCGCAAACGGTACCCAGATGTTGAATTTCATATAAAAATCGGATCTACTGACGAACTAGAGCTATGGATTAAAGAAAATGAAATCGATGTAGCAGTGCTATTAGACATGCCTTGGCATGTCCCTGAACTAACAGTAAAAGTACAGCAAGAGGCAGAGCTAGGACTTTTAGTATCGCCTACTCATCCTTTGAATTGCATGGAAAACATACTTCCTCAAGATGTTTCAAATTATCCACTGCTTTTAGTATCTCACAGCAGTTGTTGGAAAAACATTTTCAAAGTTGTTATGGAAGAAGTGCATGAACCATTTAAAATTATGCTGGAAACAGCAAGTATTTCCGACCTTAAACAATTTGCTATATTAGGTTTTGGTATAGCGATTATACCTTTATATTCCGTAAATACAGAAGTAGCCTCTAAACAACTATCTGTTCTTCCCTGGTCGGGAAAAGAGCTGAAATTATTAGTTCAAGTAGTACATCATAGAGATAAATGGATTTCTCCTTCGTTAGATGCATTTTTAGAAATATGCGCAAACGTTGAATGGTGATGTATAATATAATTGCCTTCCTCGATATGTGCATCGGCATTTTTGCTGGAAAGAAGTACAACAGTCTCCAAATGCATAGTTTGTTGACATTCGAGACTGTGATGTATTTTAAAATGTTTTAACGCTACTTAATGTCAAGGTCAATTTTGTATATATTCGAGATTGTAGGCCTTAATGTGATTTACAAAACTTATTTATGCTTTAAATTAAAGTGTGAGGTGGTGGAAGAATGGCGGAAATCTATTCTATTTCCACCATTATGATAGAAATTATGGCATATATGCAGTTTTAATGGGTTTATTATATCATATGTCCTCTACAATCGAATACAAAATAGAGTTTTTATAAACTAAAATAATAACATACGTATTTGAGCATAGAAAAAAGGCTAGACTATAGAGTTAATCTATAGTCTAGCCTTTACTTTTAATTTAAATATCTATCTAATGATTTATCTATTTCTTTTTCACTTTGCTTTTCTTGTATATCATATTCCTTTTTAGCGATTTCTGAAGTCTTCAGAAGTATACCTAAGTTTAATATAAAATTAACTGATGCAATCATCCCAATACAAATAATCACACCATATAATATTCTTTTCACCACATAGCTTACCCCTGTTTTTAATTTATCATAAATAAACTATAGTACCCCGTAAAAGGTTATTCTTCAAAAGGTTTACAACACCTCTTTTTAAGCTGAAAAGTCTTAAAAACTAACCATATATTTATATTAAAAACTATTTTAAAACTCACTATAACTTAATTTTTGAGCCTGTGCTATACTTCTAATGTTTCCTTTAACTCTGATACACATTTCTCTATTAAATAGTCTAGTTCTTTTTCAGATAAAAATATTTTCAATATAGGAGCTTTTCTATAAAACTCTTTAATAACATACTATCCCTTTATCTTGTCTTGTCTACTTTTATAATCTAACTCTGACTTTTCAACTAACCTTATTAATATTCTTTTAACTGATTTCTTTTTGTATCTACAAATAAATACATCAATGGCGGGTATTGTTTAATAAAAAATAAAAAGAGAATATTTATGAAGAAAAGGAAGTATGTCATTTTTATTTTTATTTTAATACCTATAGTTTTACTTCTTTTTTATTATAAAAAATTTCAATATGATGAGAATTTTGTAAAGACATTGCCTAATATACAAGTGTCCAATGATTCGAATGAAATAAAAACTTTTATTAATTACTATAGCCTTAATTCTAAGATAGGTGAGAAGAAGATATTGATATCTGATGAAGATATTCAGAATGTAGCTCCTAATGAAAAGTTTAATATTAAGTTTGCTGATACTCCTCATGAGTATAATCTTTCAATTATTTTAGATGAAGGTGAAGCTAATGTGACTACTAGTGATGATTCTTTTAACACTCCGAAAAATAAAGGTAAGCATGAGTATATATTAACGACTAGATGGTATGATAAAGGAACAATTTCATATAAATTCACAGTGAATGTAGTTGAATAATTACTAGAAAAGATAAGATTAAATTTTTAATAAATAATCATTAAGATATTAAACCTAACATTTATAATATTAATCATCAGCAATATACAGTTATTGGGAAATAAAAAACCCTACAAAGGACATATTTAATAGTTAAATGCACTTAGATTTAGCTTGTATGCTCACCTTCTTGGAATTTTATACAAACAGTAAACTTCTCAGGAACTTGATACCAATTTAGACAAAAAATTCACTACACTTATGATAAACTAAAATTGAATAAAAATAAATTGTTTCGAAAGGAGATTTACTTATATGAAAAGAATTATTAACTTAACACTTGTATTTGTTTTACTAATTTCTATGTCAGTACCGTCTTTTGCTACATCTACAGAAACTTTAGAACTAGATATTGAGAGTATTACTGGCGAGGTTTTTGATCCTCAACAAATGAGTAAAAATGAAAAAAAGGCTTATTATGAATCTATTGACAAGCAAGTTGAATTAATGGAGGAAAAACATGGACAAGACTTCGATTCTAAATCTTTTAGAGAAGAATTAATATTTGTACTAGAAACAGAGGATTCATTTCAACAACTAGTTAATGAAAATCCTGGTGCAATTACCGCAAGAGCTGGTACTTGGATTCCAGATGTAAAAGTTAAAAATGACATTGCAGCATCGGCTTTCAATGTAGCCATTGACGTAGCTCTTGCAGCTGCTGGTGTAGGTACTGTAGCAGCATTAGTTAAAAAAGTAGGTTTAAAAGAAGCTAGAAAAATTTTCACAAGAACTTTAGCATCAAAGTTAAAGGCTTGGGGACTTTCTGCTCTTGCAGGATCTATTCCACTAGCTATTGATTTTATCTTAGATTATCTTAATCCTGGAGATAGGATTGCAAAGTTCTTTGATAGTAAAGATAGTTATCCGAATAATGGATATATCGATATTATTCTATAAATAAAAATAAGAATTCTCCCACATTTAAAAGATGGGAGAATTCTTGCTTTTATTCACATTAACATATATAGGAAAGGTAGGCTTTAATATGTACGATCCATTTTTTAAAGAAGGTATATTCTCATATTTTCTATTTTACATTTTAACTACTATATTTATATACGTTTTTCTTAGAAAGATAGATTTATTTAAAAGCAAATATGCTTATAAGTTAAGTACTTTATTTAAATTTTTATTTTAATTTTAGTATCATTATTTAACATTATTATACTGATGGTATTAGATATTGCAAATGCCCCATGGATAATTGGTGTTGCATATAATGCTTTTAGTGCCACACTAACTATTTATCTTACAATTGCACTTTTTTTTAAAAAAGAAGAGTAAATTTATGAGATATATAGATGTTTGATTTACACTGAATATTCTTACTTATAAAACAGGTCATTCCTAACGACCTGTTTTATAAAGTTATTATAGATATTGATACTATCACGTTTAAAGTAACTGTATATAAAAAAAGATGTTAGATCATAGAATTAGCTATAATCTAACATCTTTTTTATTTTTAAACTCTCTATAAACAAGTTGCGTAAAAATAATAAAAGTTATAGAGAATCCTAAAGTGTCAATTGCTGTACTGTATTTATGATAATGATAAGTTAATGCTTGTTGCATAGATACAAACCATAAAGCCAAAGGCATTAATAACAGTGACATATTTAATGATATATACTTTGTAGTTTTTAAATATATACTATAACATATAAAAAATATAATTATTAAAAGAGACATTATTCTAGCTTCATTAGTAGATATTTTAACTGGTATATCACTTGAAATTATCATCGAAAGTCCCCATAATATAAATGAGAAGCTATTAATTAATAAACAAATAATTATATCCAAAGCTTTATTCATCTCTTCTCAACCTCCTGCCTGGATAATAATCTCACTTTCTATTTAATTTATGTTGCATATATATCAAGATGATACTACTGAAACATGTATTAATTGGGTTTATTATACCATATATTTTCCAATGGTTGCACATAATCTATACAAATATAACAATTTAAGATTATAGAGTAAATGTTTATATAAAAAACAGGGTAGACTATAGAAATCAATCTATAACCTACTCTTGTATTTAAACCTTCCATTTTCAGTTTTAAAATGTTTTAAAAACTAACTATATATTTTTTTATATCAAAAACTATTTTAAAACTCACTGTAGCTTAAAGTTTAAACCTGTGCTATTCTTCTAGTATTTCTTAATTCTTTTTCTACTCCAGCATTCCATTTATCATTCTGTATTATCCTTCAAAACTAAAAAGATGGAATAGAACACAGAATTTAATCTGCAATCTATCCCATTAGACATATATTCTAAGAAAATACTACTATAGCTCGATATCCTTTAGTTTTTAGTTCATTACTAAACTATCTGCATTTACTCTTACACTAAATGCACCTACTTGAACTTTGTATAGTGTACCTGAAGAACCACCATTATACGATATACAAAAGTTGCTTAAAATACCCTTAGTCACTGCTAACGCTAATTCATTTTGTCTATTTCTTAGTATATCAGCATCCTGAGTGTTGCTAATGAATACTAACTCTACTAAAGCTGCTGGCATTTTTGTTAATCTTAATACTGAAAAGTTTGCTGTTTTAGTTCCTCTATTTGCTGTATATACTTTACTTGCAATTATGCTATCTTGTATATTTTTTGATAACTTAGCTTCTGTTGTACTACCTGGATAACTGTCTATGAGAACATATAACAAACTTCTTTCTAAACAAAAAGAGAGTGTAAAATTATATACACTCTCCATAAATTTAATTATGATATGATCCAGTACTTCTCACTCAAAAAACCTGATTTACTTATGGTACGGTTCACCCATGATTATTCTAAATAGAATCTAATATAAAACCCTATGACTTATATCTATTTGCTAGAATTTTATAAAATATTGTAAATCTTCACGACTTCAATAATCACCTTCGTCATCATTTAATCTTCTTAATGCTAGTTCATTTGTACAAAAATAAATAAAACCAGTTGAAAAATCCCTTAGACTCAACTGGCTAACAATCATATTTTTTAATTCTGAATTAATTTATATCTTTATAAAACTAATTAAAAGTTTCTTATCAAAATTTAAAGACTAGAGAGTATATTAGTACTCATAAATTCAGCATCTATAAGATCATTTAGTTTGTTATCATCTTCTATAAAACTTCTGGTCTCTTTCTGACTCTTTTATATTTTACTTAAACATTACTCTTTTGTCATCTAAGCGCTTTGTAATTTTATTTTCATCAAAGTATTCAAGTATAATTATTGATAGTTTTCTATTTGTCTTTAATAAATCTCTGAATTCTCCAGCTTTTACACTACCTTTTTCTTTTAAATATTCAATTAAAGTATCCTTGCATTCATTTATAGTATCTTTATGAAGTATGGTATCTTCTTTCATCTTTATTAGTATTCCACTGTCCAACATTAACTTATATACATCATCTAAATCTTTTTTATTATAATTAAGTTTACTTATTATCTCATCTTTTTTTGGTACATCAAGCTTTCCATCTATATATATTTTTTCTATATCTTTTTCTATGCTTTTTTGTACATCTGTTAATTTTACTTCAAAGTCTTTTAAGGCAATGTTTTCATTTATAATTTTTACATTACCAACCTCACTCATTTTATTTATTATTACGTCTCCAAGTTTTGGTTTTATATCTTTAAAGTATTTGCTTCTAATTTCTTCTTTTAACATTCCTGGTTTTAAAGTGTTATTTTTATGAAATTCACCTAAATCTTTTTCTATTTTTGAAGATACCTCATTAAAATAACTTACATGCATAGTATGAATATCTTTTAGCAGCTCAAAAGCATATATTCGTCCTTCCTGTGAAAGCTTTTCAACTTCTTCTCTAACCTTTTCTTCTGACATAACTGTTAAAAGAGATATATCTTTTATACTTGGAGCTTTTTTGCTCTTATCTAAAATTATCTTTTCTACTACTTCTTTAGTATCTCCCTTCTCTTTTAACTTTAGTTCATCTATAGTCTCTTCACTAAACCTTTTTCTCTTAGGAGGATTTGCGTCTATAACTTCACCACCACCTATAGTTGTCATTGGTGAGTAAAATCTTATTATAAATTTATCCTTTGGTTTTGCTACAGTAGATTCCTCTAATCTTAGCTGAGCATAGCATTCTTCACCTGGTGTAATCTTCTCCTTATCTAATAGAATGACTCTACATAATATCTCACTTGAACCTATGTAAAGTCTCAGTCTAGTTCTGTTTTCTATGATTCTTTTAGAGTCTTTTAAAAGTCTTAACTTTACGTCTATCATCATAGTTGGTTCCATAGAGTTAGGCTTTGAAATGATGTCTCCTCTTTTTATATCTGATTTTTTAATACCAGATATATTTATAGCTACTCTCTGCCCTCCAAATGCATTTTCACTATCCTTTCCATGAACCTGTATATTTCTTATTCTTCCTATAACATCTCCTGGAAAAGCTCTTATTTCATCTCCTGTAGTTAATTTTCCTGCTATCAGTGTCCCTGTAACTACAGTTCCGAATCCCGATATTGTAAATACTCTATCAACTGGCAACCTCGCAGTTTCTAGTTCATTTTTTTCGTCTATTGATTCAGTTAGCTTGTCTAAAGTATCAACTAATTTATCTATTCCTTGTTTTTTTATAGAGTCAACAAGAATAATTTCACTATCTTCTAAAAAGGTATCTTTTATATTTTCCTTTATGTCTTCTTTTATTAACTTTAGCCAGTCATCATCCACTAGCGATGCTTTAGTAATAACTACTAGTCCTTTTTTTATTCCTAGTAAATTTAATATGTGCAAGTGTTCTTTAGTTTGAGGCATTACCCCTTCATCTGCAGCTACTACTAGCATAACTACATCTATACCTGTAGCACCTGCTAACATGTTTCGAATAAATTTTTCATGCCCTGGAACATCTATAATTCCTGCCCTTTTTCCACTTGGTAGGTCAAAATAAGTAAATCCAAGTTCTATTGATATACCTCGCTCTTTTTCTTCTTTTAATCTATCTGTTTGTCTTCCTGTTAACGCTCTTATAAGGGTAGTTTTTCCGTGATCTATATGACCAGCAGTCCCTATGATAACATTCTTCATATTATCCATCCACTCCATATTCTAAAGATTATCTACAGCATATTTGATTCCTTCTACCACAATATCTATCTCATCTTCACTTATAGTTCTTAAATCTATAAATATTTTATCCTTATATAGTCTTGTTATTATTGGTATATCAAATTTTCTTAATCCTTGCTCTAACTTTGAAATACTTAATATGTTTGAAGACAAGGTCAAACATTTTGTAGTTATCATTTCTAGTGGCATAGATCCACCGCCCACCTGTGAATATTCATCAACAACTTCAATTTGTAATTTATCAACTAAAATTGTTTTTAATTTATTTAATAAAAGATTTGCCTTACTTTCTATTTCACTGATATGCATAGTAAGCAATCTTATAGTTGGTATTTCTTTTAATGACGATTCATTTAGATATAGTCTTAAAGTTGATTCTAAAGCTGCTATAGTAATTTTATCTACTCTTAAGGCTCTGTTAAGAGGATGTTTCTTCATTTTATCTATATACTTCTTTTTTCCCACTATAATTCCAGCTTGAGGTCCACCTAATAGCTTATCACCACTGAAAGTAACTACATCTACTCCCGCTTTTATAGAATTTTGTACTGTTGGCTCATACTCTAGTCCATATTTACTTAAATCACAAAGTACTCCACTACCTAAGTCTTCTATTACAGGTATATCATGTTTACTTCCTAATTCCACTAGGTCATCTAGGCTTGGACTAGATGTGAATCCAACTATTTTATAGTTGCTAGTATGTACTTTTAAGAGTGCTGCTGTTTCTTCAGTTATAGCATTTTCATAATCATGAATATGAGTTCTATTAGTTGCTCCTACTGATACTAACTTAGCTCCACTTTGCTCCATTACTTCAGGGATTCTAAATGATCCACCTATTTCTACTAGCTCTCCTCTTGAAATTACTACTTCACTATCTTTTCCCATAGCTTTTAAAACAAGAATTACAGCTGCTGCATTATTATTTACAACTAATGCAGCTTCAGCTCCTGTTACTCTTCTTATAATTTCCTCTATATGACTGTATCGGTCTCCTCTACTTCCAGTTTCCAAATCTAACTCAAGATTAGAATAATTTGTTGCTATTTCATAAATATTATTCATTATGCTTTTGCTAATTAGTGATCTTCCTAAATTTGTGTGTATTACTACTCCAGTTCCATTTATAACTCTTTTTAAATGAAGTTTACTTCTTTCGTTTACTTGAAATACAATATTGTCTATCAATTTCTGAATCTCTAAGTCTAACGACTGAATGCTAAGTTTTTCTTCAGATATTTTTAATCTTATATTCTGAAGTTCTTCTCTTATTACCTCTAATACTAATTCTCTTGAACTATCAATAATTAATTTCTGTACTGTATCGTTTTCAAGTATTTGATCTACTTTCGGAATTCTACTATATATATTTTCATTCATTATTAAATCATCCTTATCTTTTGTAGTAAAAAGCTAAAAACTATAAAAGTTTACTCTACTATTATAAAGTGTTCTTGCTTTTCTAATACCTCTCCTACAACTGAATATTCAGTAGCATTTCCCTCTAGATTCTTCAACAGTGTATTTAAATTATCTTTTTTTATAGATATAAGAAGTCCTCCTGAAGTCTGAGGGTCATATAACATATCTTTCATTTCTTCTTTCACATTATCACTAAAAGTAACCTTATTCCCGATGAAATTTTTGTTTGCATAGGCTCCTGCAGGAACTAATCCCATCTTAGCAAATTCTTCTGCTCCATTTATTACAGGTATTTTATCTGAAAATAATTTTATAGTTACATTGCTTCCTTCTGCCATTTCTAAACTATGACCTAGTAATCCAAAACCAGTAATATCTGTACAGCTATTAGCTTGAGACTTTACCATGGCATCTTTCGCAAACTTATTTAAAGTAGTCATTACTTTTACAGCCTCATTATACATTTCTTCATCTGCCATTTGTGCTTTTATAACTGTATTTACTATTCCTATACCTATAGGTTTCGTTAGTACAAGAACATCTCCAACTTTAGCATT
This window harbors:
- a CDS encoding N-acetylmuramoyl-L-alanine amidase family protein; protein product: MLYVLIDSYPGSTTEAKLSKNIQDSIIASKVYTANRGTKTANFSVLRLTKMPAALVELVFISNTQDADILRNRQNELALAVTKGILSNFCISYNGGSSGTLYKVQVGAFSVRVNADSLVMN
- the selD gene encoding selenide, water dikinase SelD, encoding MSEKYKRLTELSKSSGUAAKIGPDTLAQVLCHLPKVHEDENLLVGIETSDDAAVYKINEDTALIQTVDFFTPVVDDPYTFGQIAATNSLSDVYAMGGEPKLAMNIICFPNCLPPEIMAEILKGGYDKVTEAGAIIIGGHTVEDDEPKYGLCASGFIHPKDVLTNSNAKVGDVLVLTKPIGIGIVNTVIKAQMADEEMYNEAVKVMTTLNKFAKDAMVKSQANSCTDITGFGLLGHSLEMAEGSNVTIKLFSDKIPVINGAEEFAKMGLVPAGAYANKNFIGNKVTFSDNVKEEMKDMLYDPQTSGGLLISIKKDNLNTLLKNLEGNATEYSVVGEVLEKQEHFIIVE
- the selA gene encoding L-seryl-tRNA(Sec) selenium transferase is translated as MNENIYSRIPKVDQILENDTVQKLIIDSSRELVLEVIREELQNIRLKISEEKLSIQSLDLEIQKLIDNIVFQVNERSKLHLKRVINGTGVVIHTNLGRSLISKSIMNNIYEIATNYSNLELDLETGSRGDRYSHIEEIIRRVTGAEAALVVNNNAAAVILVLKAMGKDSEVVISRGELVEIGGSFRIPEVMEQSGAKLVSVGATNRTHIHDYENAITEETAALLKVHTSNYKIVGFTSSPSLDDLVELGSKHDIPVIEDLGSGVLCDLSKYGLEYEPTVQNSIKAGVDVVTFSGDKLLGGPQAGIIVGKKKYIDKMKKHPLNRALRVDKITIAALESTLRLYLNESSLKEIPTIRLLTMHISEIESKANLLLNKLKTILVDKLQIEVVDEYSQVGGGSMPLEMITTKCLTLSSNILSISKLEQGLRKFDIPIITRLYKDKIFIDLRTISEDEIDIVVEGIKYAVDNL
- the selB gene encoding selenocysteine-specific translation elongation factor, giving the protein MKNVIIGTAGHIDHGKTTLIRALTGRQTDRLKEEKERGISIELGFTYFDLPSGKRAGIIDVPGHEKFIRNMLAGATGIDVVMLVVAADEGVMPQTKEHLHILNLLGIKKGLVVITKASLVDDDWLKLIKEDIKENIKDTFLEDSEIILVDSIKKQGIDKLVDTLDKLTESIDEKNELETARLPVDRVFTISGFGTVVTGTLIAGKLTTGDEIRAFPGDVIGRIRNIQVHGKDSENAFGGQRVAINISGIKKSDIKRGDIISKPNSMEPTMMIDVKLRLLKDSKRIIENRTRLRLYIGSSEILCRVILLDKEKITPGEECYAQLRLEESTVAKPKDKFIIRFYSPMTTIGGGEVIDANPPKRKRFSEETIDELKLKEKGDTKEVVEKIILDKSKKAPSIKDISLLTVMSEEKVREEVEKLSQEGRIYAFELLKDIHTMHVSYFNEVSSKIEKDLGEFHKNNTLKPGMLKEEIRSKYFKDIKPKLGDVIINKMSEVGNVKIINENIALKDFEVKLTDVQKSIEKDIEKIYIDGKLDVPKKDEIISKLNYNKKDLDDVYKLMLDSGILIKMKEDTILHKDTINECKDTLIEYLKEKGSVKAGEFRDLLKTNRKLSIIILEYFDENKITKRLDDKRVMFK
- a CDS encoding nitroreductase family protein — its product is MREIFNRRSIRKFKSLTVEKEKVDKLLRAAMQAPSALNQQPWEFIVIEDRESLQKLSKSMPDAKPIDSSALTIILVANSNYFRFEPDWKSDMSAAAQNILLEAVYLELGAVWMSVSSVDSAINYIREMYGLQSNITPFALIAIGYPDKQENVFIDSFKAERIHYDKW
- a CDS encoding LysR family transcriptional regulator — translated: MDIRLITSFVTVATLHNFTKAAEQLGYAQSSVTYQIQLLEKELGIKLFDRLGKKVRLTPEGEQFLKDARMLLFSWEKAKGSLSLIKSPHGVLTIGANESVCSVKLPKLLAEYRKRYPDVEFHIKIGSTDELELWIKENEIDVAVLLDMPWHVPELTVKVQQEAELGLLVSPTHPLNCMENILPQDVSNYPLLLVSHSSCWKNIFKVVMEEVHEPFKIMLETASISDLKQFAILGFGIAIIPLYSVNTEVASKQLSVLPWSGKELKLLVQVVHHRDKWISPSLDAFLEICANVEW